A single Cnuibacter physcomitrellae DNA region contains:
- a CDS encoding PQQ-dependent sugar dehydrogenase: MRRAGTLTAVAALAVGLAGCTGIVGPDPEVTNSRYATYSPVGTPTPSPTPSPTPTAAPAEELGPVVPFGDPGPLVSGLAAPWSIAQPADGSVLLSERDEGRIVEDVGGTAVDVARIGDVAAAGEGGLLGLAPWQGADGSWLYAYYTTASDNRVVRMPLAGTPGAHTLGAPEVVLAGLPKASNHNGGRIAFGPDGMLYVTVGDANQRDLAQSVEFLGGKILRITPQGQVPADNPFAGSPVWSLGHRNPQGIDWAADGTMWAAEFGQDTYDELNVITPGANYGWPIAEGFAGDGRFTEPVAQWATDDASPSGIAVIGDTVFMAGLGGERLWTITFDGRSQEWFTGAFGRIRDVAPGPENTLLFLTNNTDGRGSPRDGDDVLYRVDLAKAG; this comes from the coding sequence ATGCGCAGAGCAGGGACGCTGACGGCGGTGGCCGCCCTCGCCGTGGGGCTCGCCGGCTGCACGGGGATCGTCGGTCCGGACCCCGAGGTGACGAACTCGCGGTACGCCACCTACAGCCCGGTGGGCACCCCGACCCCGTCGCCCACGCCCTCCCCCACCCCGACCGCCGCACCCGCGGAGGAGCTCGGGCCGGTCGTGCCCTTCGGCGACCCGGGCCCGCTCGTCAGCGGACTGGCCGCGCCGTGGTCGATCGCGCAGCCCGCCGACGGCTCCGTGCTCCTCAGCGAGCGCGACGAGGGCCGCATCGTGGAGGACGTCGGCGGCACCGCGGTCGACGTCGCCCGGATCGGGGACGTGGCCGCCGCCGGCGAGGGGGGACTGCTCGGGCTCGCACCGTGGCAGGGCGCCGACGGGTCGTGGCTCTACGCCTACTACACGACCGCATCCGACAACCGGGTGGTGCGGATGCCGCTCGCGGGGACGCCGGGAGCGCACACGCTCGGCGCTCCGGAGGTGGTGCTCGCGGGACTGCCGAAGGCGTCGAACCACAACGGCGGGCGCATCGCGTTCGGACCCGACGGGATGCTCTACGTCACCGTCGGCGACGCGAACCAGCGCGATCTCGCGCAATCGGTGGAGTTCCTCGGCGGCAAGATCCTGCGGATCACGCCGCAGGGGCAGGTGCCCGCGGACAACCCGTTCGCCGGATCGCCCGTGTGGTCGCTCGGGCACCGCAACCCGCAGGGCATCGACTGGGCCGCCGACGGGACGATGTGGGCGGCCGAGTTCGGGCAGGACACCTACGACGAGCTCAACGTCATCACCCCCGGTGCGAACTACGGCTGGCCGATCGCCGAGGGGTTCGCCGGCGACGGCCGCTTCACCGAACCGGTCGCCCAGTGGGCGACCGACGACGCCAGCCCCAGTGGGATCGCGGTCATCGGCGACACCGTCTTCATGGCCGGCCTCGGCGGCGAGCGTCTCTGGACGATCACCTTCGACGGTCGCTCGCAGGAGTGGTTCACCGGCGCCTTCGGCCGCATCCGGGACGTCGCCCCGGGCCCGGAGAACACGCTGCTCTTCCTCACCAACAACACCGACGGCCGGGGATCACCGCGCGACGGCGACGACGTGCTGTACCGAGTCGACCTCGCGAAGGCCGGCTGA
- a CDS encoding spermidine synthase, producing MARGDERSETPTVRLASGMVATIRPDPFEAGSRILVVDGTPQSHVDLEDPTHLSFEYVRRIGHAIDVVRPAGEPITAVHLGAGAFTLPRYVAATRPGSRQQVVEIDEDLAAFVRRELPLPRGASIRVRYGDAREVLSRLPAGLRGQADVVVSDIFAGARTPAHVTSAEYYREVAEVLAPDGLLAVNVADGAGLAFARSQAATLSHVFDHVALAADPQMLKARRFGNIVAFASNTGLPFESLPRRLAGDPVASRLVEGADVGRFAAGAPIATDQTATGSPSPARSVFQVPRGGG from the coding sequence GTGGCACGCGGGGACGAGAGGTCGGAGACGCCGACCGTCAGGCTGGCGTCAGGCATGGTGGCCACCATCCGGCCGGATCCGTTCGAGGCCGGGTCTCGCATCCTCGTCGTGGACGGGACGCCGCAGTCGCACGTCGACCTCGAGGACCCGACGCACCTGTCGTTCGAGTACGTGCGGCGGATCGGGCACGCGATCGACGTGGTACGGCCCGCGGGAGAGCCGATCACGGCCGTGCACCTCGGCGCCGGCGCCTTCACGCTCCCCCGCTACGTGGCGGCGACGCGGCCCGGCTCGCGGCAGCAGGTGGTGGAGATCGACGAGGACCTCGCCGCCTTCGTCCGCCGCGAACTGCCGCTGCCTCGCGGAGCGAGCATCCGCGTGCGCTACGGCGACGCCCGGGAGGTGCTGTCGCGGCTCCCGGCCGGACTGCGCGGACAGGCGGACGTGGTGGTCAGCGACATCTTCGCCGGAGCCCGGACGCCCGCGCACGTCACGAGCGCGGAGTACTACCGCGAGGTGGCGGAGGTGCTCGCGCCCGACGGGCTGCTGGCCGTGAACGTCGCCGACGGCGCGGGCCTGGCGTTCGCGCGGTCGCAGGCGGCGACCCTGTCCCACGTGTTCGACCACGTGGCGCTCGCCGCCGATCCGCAGATGCTCAAGGCCCGGCGGTTCGGCAACATCGTGGCCTTCGCGTCGAACACAGGACTTCCCTTTGAATCGCTGCCCAGGCGGTTGGCGGGCGACCCGGTGGCGAGCAGGCTGGTCGAAGGAGCGGACGTCGGGCGGTTCGCGGCCGGGGCGCCGATCGCGACCGATCAGACGGCGACCGGCTCCCCGTCGCCGGCGCGCAGCGTGTTCCAGGTCCCCCGCGGAGGCGGGTGA